A stretch of DNA from Corvus cornix cornix isolate S_Up_H32 chromosome 13, ASM73873v5, whole genome shotgun sequence:
acagaattCCAGGTGCCTCACCTGGGCTATATATGCACCTTTCCTGCATGTGGGAGAACATGGTGGGAGAtctctccccagctccagccccacaaGCTTTCAGGGGAGATTTGGCTGCATGTTggtcctgctggggctgggaactGGAACCCATTTCAGGATGCAGTAAAACCTTAATCTGCAGCCTAATCTCTGGGTACTGCATCTGTGCGAAAACGGCAGATGAAAGGGCTGTGAAGGGAGGGTTGGGACAGCAAAGGCCACTGCAAAGAGCCAGCTGGTTTGCAGAGGTATCAGGAATCTTTGCCAAGGCCTCCGGGATGTGCCAAGTGCCTGGTGCTGGACTGACTGGAGAGGGAAGACAGCAGGTGAGGGACCTCCTGCTCCTGGTCGGAGACACCCTGGGTGCGGGGAGCAGAGCGGGGGTCTGGCCCTGGGGTGTGGGCAGAACATGGGTCCTGGTCACCTGAGCAGCGTTCCCAAGGGCACAGAGCAAATGCTGGCTGTGGGCACCTGCTGAGATGCAAAGGAAatgcagggctgagctcagcaACACGGgaacagccagcagcagctgtgtgagcAGCAAAGCCACTGCAGTCCCCGAGGGCTCTTCAAACCCATCCTTGTGGGACACAACTCTGTGTCCTCCTTGATGCCCTGCTCCCTTCTCATGTGGAAGGTTCTTATCTCGCCCAtcactgcagccaggctgggctggcgATGCTGATAAGCTCAGGCCATATTAGCAGGGGACAGGTTGAAAGACAGGCACAAGCCCAGAGGAAATCTGACAGCACAACCTTGTTCCAGCAGCAGCCGTGCTGCCAGCCAAAGGCTCAGCTCCCGCCACTGCTCAAGGGCACAGCCGGGGCCAAGGTGAAAGCCTTTGCTGGCAGCGGGAATCGGAGGCAGGGCTAGATCAGAGGCAGGAAAATCAAACCTCAGAAGTGGCAGCTCGCTGCTAAACTGGCAAACACAGGATAACCAGTTTCCCCTTGAGCTTTCCAACAGCACAAATAGCTCAGTTTTAGTGCTAATCACAGtatcccacagcagctctgactcAGACTCAGGACTTTCCAGCTTGGAGGCAGACTCGTCCTGATCCATGGGGAGCAGCAATGCACCACACCTCAGCAAGGTGAGCCGAGCAGGTCCAGGGGCCACCACAATCCAGCGGGTCCCAGGcggagcagggaaggaggttCACAGCCTGGATCCTGCTGAGCAAGGCACAGGATGGCTGCATCCTCcctccagccagggctggggacagggcttctcccagcccttcctcacATCCCAGGTGTTTTCCCACCAGAAATCCCAGGAACCACCTGCAGTGACCCATTCGTGCTGctccacacagcacagagccttGGTGTGTAACCttggggggctgtggggtgagTTCCCTCACAGACCCTCTGCAGGGCAGGTACCATGACCTAGAAAAACTGATcttcatggaatcccagaatgggttgggttggaagggaccttaaagctcatctcattccaccccctgccatgggcagggacacctcccactgtcccaggctgctccaagccccatccaaccggcctcggacacttccagggatggggcaaccacagcttctctgggcaccctgtgccagggcctcaccaccctcccagggaagaattccttcccaatatccaataTAAACCTACTCTCTGCCATACTGTCCTGCAGAAAGTGCTGGTGAGGCTGCTGATGGGTTCACCTCTCTGGAGGTGAGAGCAGTGACTGATCATAGGGATCTGCTGCCCTCACATGTTTTTTACCAATACCCAAATTTTCCCAATCAGCCTTGCACTAAGTGGCATTTTTCAAGTGTTGTGATTGTTCCAAGAAAGGTCCTTGCACTCACTCACatagctttattttattttattttattttattttattttatttttattttattttatttcatttttacctttcatGAAGTAAAAATCCTGCTTGAAAAGTGGCTGGTTTGAGGCGGCTGAGGAAAATGTCAGGTTCACTAAGTCCACACCATCCTCTGGATAAAGTTTGGAATCCTGCAAAGCaaggaaacagcagctcagcactcaGCCTTCAGCAACGTTTGGCGTTAAACTGGCTATTAATATTAATAACGATATTAATGCTTCTTCTTTGGGCTGCACCTGCCACTGCCTCTTGagtccctttcctttcctcttcccagtgCTCAGTGGAAGCAGTGTAATATACGCTGGGAATGTATCTAAATTAacttggagagcagcagcctgacagCCCAGAAGGCTTcacagagctgcctctgtgccAGCGTAGCACCCACAAGAACAACACATACATAACCCCCAGCATCAcaggttttaattaaattgtgCCAAGCACCTGAAACCAACATTTCCCACAGTTCCTCAGCCTTGcctgcagttctgcagtgcctgttttccaagctggaaatgctgcagtcTGGGTCTCCTTGGCACCTCCCGTGGCTGTGTCAGCTGGAGCGtggccccagcacagctctgtggggCTTTGGGCTCACACAGAGGTGGGACAGCCCCAGATTGTGCCAGGAACTGAATATTCAGGAAAATTTCTCCACTGAAAGTGTGGTCAAGCACTGTGacagactgcccagggcagtgctggagtcaccgtccctggaactgttcaaaaAACGTGTGCGTGTGGCTCTcgggagctgggagctgtttAAcgttttaatggttttttttggcttggcagggctgtgttgatggttggactggatgatcaGAGAATCATTTCGGTTGGAAAAGAACTGCAAGatcatttttgttcttctcttgATTTTGTTCTCGTATTTCTGGGAGTGTATGTGAAAATTCCTCCTTGGAGCTGAGGAGTGCCCATCAGAGTGACTCCTCGAGGCTGAGTGAGAGATTTGCCCCGGGCATTGAGATGGATGAGGAGCATCAGTGTCTGCTCAGTAATTACTTTACTACCTTTAGTATCATTTAATATCAGTATTGCTTCAAAAATATTGTGCTGCTCTAGTAGTTAGAACTACCTACACTGTGCAGTAAATAATTAAGATCTTTTAGCTTAATCATCATAATcattaatgtaaatattttatttatacaaatatttttgggtTACCATCCTTAATCCTGAAGGACAAAGTCATATAAAGGCTCAATTGCACTGCTTTAGACATAAACCCTTTGCCAAGCCTGGGACTGGATCAGACTCCTCACGGAGGAAGAGCCCTGGGAAGCTGCGGAGCTTGGGACCCCCATCCATCCTGTCCCCACGGGCGGGAAGGTGGCTGGGCTCTGGCAGTCCTGACGGCGCTGAGGAGCGCCCATGAGCTCCGTCAGTGTGGCCCCGGAGCGGCCCCGGAGGCGGCGCAGCGCAGCCGATACCGCGCGAAAGCCTCAAGGGAAGCCACCGCCCCCCCAAGATGGCGCCGGACGGGCGGCGTGAGGGAGCAGGGGGCTGTCACGTGACTCCGCCCCACCCAATCAGCGTCTGGCGTGGCCTCCGTGGCGGGAAGGGGAGCGCGGGAGGAGGCGCTGCTTCCATGACAACCAATCAGCGGCGCCTTGGGGGCGGGGCTAAAGGGGGCGGTGTCACGTGCATCCCCGCCAGCCAATcagcggcgggcggcggcggcgccaAGATGGCGGACGATAAGGTGAGCGGGGAGGGCCGGGGCTGAGGGGCCGCCGGGGCTGTGGGCAGGCCGCGCCGGTTCCTCCCGCGGAGGGCGGGGATCACCTCCGTGTCTCCCGCAGGACTCGCTGCCTAAGCTGAAGGATCTCGCCTTCCTGAAGGGGCAGTTGGAGAGCCTGCAGCGCAGGGTGGAGGACGAGGTGCAGGCCGGCGTGGGGCAGGTAACGCGGGGCTCGGGGCGGGTCGCCCGCCGCCTCTAAGAGGGActggtgggggaaaaaacaaaccctagGGAAAAAACAGCCCACAACTCACCCCTGGGGCACGTCCTGTGTCGCCCCCTCCCCGGTCCCGCCCGGCCGTGCCTCACTGTGCTCTCCCCTCAGGACGGGTCCCTGCTGGCATCGCCCTTACTCAAAGGCTTTCTGGCGGGATACCTGGTAGCCAAGCTCCGCTTCTCCGCTGTCCTGGGCTTCGTGGCCGGCACCTGCACGGGGATTTACGCCGCCCAGAACTACGCCGTGCCCAACGTTGAGAAGACGATTCGTGACTATGTGAATTCACTGAAAAAAGGACGGGACTAGCGAGGAGGAGCCCGGAggcagcagggactgcaggaACGGTGCTCCTTAGGTAGCAGGCACAGAGCACTCCCAGGGCTTTGGGAGGCACATCACCTGCACCCTTTTCCCTGGAAGAGGGCTTTGCACCACACCACTGCGGCACGTCAGGGGGCTGGTGATGGGTGTTTGTTGGGCATCATGGCAGTAGTGATCACTGCCCTAACCCACAGCAGCTTGAGAGCACTGAGGGGCTGCCGGCTGCCTTTTCCCCTCACCTTTCCCAGTGCCCCTGCAGActgaggggctgctgtgccctgtcACCTGTGTGCCCTGTAACCCTTGTGCCCTGCCACCCAGTCCACACTGTGCCCTGGGAATGTGCTTTGTGTGGCTTCTCAGGAAGGCTTGTAGTTCTCCTAACAAGAGACGgcaccctgctctcctgctgcatcACAAATGTTGCAGGGAACATCCTGCTTGAACTACGCTCATTAAATTCTTGGTATTTGGTCTCTTCAGTGTTGCAGGGTGAGAGTCTGTCTGGCCTCTCTACACTGGCAGCAGCTCACTCGTGCTGGCTCTCACCCGGAAATGGGGATgtttgggaatgctgctggctctgccaacaggctgctccagagggggctgtgggcactgatgctgctgctgtctgtggcCATCTATGGCTCCCATGCCCCCCTCCTGACCCTCTGCAAGGTGGATGGGGCCATCCCCTTCAGTTCCACATCCATGGTGGTCCTCGTGGAGCTGACCAAGCTGATGCTGtccctcctgttcctgctggccAGGGCGCGGGAGCCGCTGGGAGCGGCGGTGTCCTGGCGTCACGCCGTGCCCTTCGCCCTCTCGGCCCTGCTCTACGCTGCCAACAACAACCTGGTGGTGCACATGCAGCTCTTCATGGACCCCAGCACCTTCCAGGTGCTCAGTAACCTGAAGATCGTCAGCACGGCGCTGCTCTACAGCCTCCTGCTGCGCCGGCGCCTGGGCCCGCGCCGCtggctggccctgctgctgctgctggctgccggtGTCACCTACAGCTgtggggggctgcgggggcccAGTGACCCCGGTGGGATGCACCTGCACGTCACACccgtggggctgctgctgctctccgTGTACTGCCTCATCTCCGGCCTGTCTGCTGTCTACACCGAAGCCATCCTGAAAACCCAGGCGCTGCCTCTCAGCCTCCAGAACATCTTCCTGTACTTTTTTGGGGTCCTGCTGAACCTGATGGGCTCCCTGTGGAGCACCACGGAGGGCAGGTTCCTGGAGGGCTTCTCTCTATGGGTGCTGCTGGTCGTGCTCAGCCAGGCTCTGAATGGCCTCATCATGTCCGTGGTGatgaagcacagcagcaacatCACCAGGCTCTTCATCatctcctgctccatcctggtCAACGCCCTCCTCTCTGTTGCCCTCTTCAACCTGCAGCTCACCCTCCTCTTCTTCGTGGCTGTGGCGTGCATTGGCCTGGCTGTGCACCTGTACTACGGAGTCACATAGCCACTGCCTCCCTCCCACGTGTCTGGGCAGCCCCAGTCCTTCCTCAGGGCTGGAATCATTCCTGGTGGGCACCTGCACAGCTCCAAGGACCCCCCCAAGGAGGAGTGCTGAGGGGGAAAGCgccctgtccctgcttccaTGGGGAAACtgggccctgctccagcccagacAGCCTCTGTGCCATGGGGTTCGCATGGGATCAGGCATGCCGAGCCTTAGCGGGGGTCCTGAATCCCTTGTGCATGTCTCATAGTCTCAAgatgtgccaggggaggttcagactgAAGAGtgatttcttcacagaaggggtgattaaacactggaaggggctgcccaggaaggtggtggaatcaccattgctggaagtgtttaaggaaggactggatgtggcacttaatGCCATGGTGTAGTTGACAAGGTGATGTTGGCTTACAGGCTGGACTTGATTTCAGAGGTCTTTTTGCACCTAAATGATTCTGGGACTCTGTGTCCCATGTCCTCAAGCTGCTTCCCCACACCACAGTGGCCTGGGAATGCTCGGCAGTAACTGGTCCTGCCAcacctcctgccagcccagcatgGGCCTAGTGCCGTTTCAGCTCCCATGGATGCTGCTTGATCCCTACCATTCCtggtgctgcttccctgggccTCTCCCACCTCCACAGTGTTCCAGCCTAGCCCCTGGCTGGAGCCCTGCTGTCGTCAGGCCTAGTTTCCCCTCCTGGGCACAGTGTCTCTCCAGAGCAGACAGGGGCTGGGGCATGTGGGAACTTTCACCTGCTCCCAAAAGGGGGATGCCCCCCAACTTTGTACCAAGTTCCTGGCAGGCAGAGGCCACCTGGGGTATTAAAGCTGCGGTTCAACAGCATCCATGTGTCTGTCCTGTGTCTGCCCTCCCTGTGGGATGGTGTCTGTGCCCCTTGGGACAGGTTTGGGGGCCAGGGGTGTGTCTGAGCCTGACAACACTCATGAGTGAGGGGGACTCACTTTATTCCATGTGGCCGCAGCTGGGGGCTGCCAGCCTTCCCACCACTGTGCTCCCACAGGCAggttcccagcacagagcagggttTTCCCTCCCTGGGCCAGGTTTCCCTAGGGAGCAGCAGCCGGAGCAGGCAGAAGGGGAGGCTGTGCCTGGGATAACTCGTGACTGGGGCTGGCCAGTCTCCCGGCATCACTGGTGGCTCAGTGCAGGGAGGGGTCTGCAGGGACCCTGTCCTTCCAGGCCAGCTGTCCCCATGCCCTTGACATGGCTCAGGGGCTCTGTGTGGTGGCATCAGCCGTGCCTGCCCGTCGGGTGTCCCGCAGGTGCTGGTTGTGCTCGGCGACTTCCACTGCGTCCCggagcacctcctgcagcagcgCCCGGTGCCGGCGCTCCAGGGCCTCCcgctgctcctctgccaggcGCTGCTGGTCCCGGAGCACCTGCAGGATACCCAAGGTGATGTGGcgcagccctggcacagccggaaggggtgtccccagccctgtgtgcccacctgcagcaggtgctgcctgCAGGCCTGCATCTCCTGGTGGTGATTCTGCAGCAGGGCCTCCAGATCCCACTCGGCCGCCTCCCGCTCCCGCAGCGCTGCCTCCAGGCTCAGGCCCAGCGCGGTCACCTCCCTCTGCCAGCGCTCTGTGTCCCACTGCGGGGGCAGGGACAAGGTcagggcagctccagggtgTCCCTGGTCCcttgggctgtgccaggggaggaggagaggctggagctctcagtgctgggctctgcctgtgcccacCTCTCCGCTGTGCTCCTGGGCTGGCACGGCGCTGGTCCCGAGCTCTCGCTGGAGGTGCCGGCAGTGCTGAGCCCGCAGCCGCTGCCGCTGTGCCCTGGCCAGGGCGTGCTGGACCTCTGGGGATGGGCATGGCTGGCACTGGCTTCCTGCCTGGCAGACAGCAGAGTGGGCTTGGATGGCACCAGGACCCAGTACTGGCAGCGCAGAGctggccctgtgcagggacCCTGTGGGCTCCCACTCACGCTGTCACtcctgggctgtggctgtggcacttCACTCTGGGATGGCTCCTcgagcagcccctgccctgtgctggccagAGCTCggctgtcccctccctggcTTCTCCTGCTGTCACCCTGTCCTGCTGTGTGGGGACAGGGGAGGAGGATGAGTGTGACGTGGGGGGCTGAAGAAGGACATTCAGATGGAGAGTGAGGCCGTTCCCACCCTGTAAAGCCACGCTCCGTGCCCACATTTTCTCCACCCAGGTGTGGGATGCGTGCCTGGCCCCACGCTCTGGccctgctggctccaggctggcaCTGGTCAGGGGTGTCTGGGTCCCAGGCTGCTGGCTTGGTGCTGTATTCCCTGCAGAGACCTGGTCCTGTGAGAGAAGGAGAAGATGTTACAGGGACACAGCCGGGCTTCTCCTGGACTTGGACTATCCCTGGATGAGGGGGCCTGGCCGGACCTCTGCCCACCTTGGTACCGGGCTGGTGCATCTCTCTTGTGCCAAGCACCTcggctgctgcctgctttttCTCCCACCTCTGACTCTTCAGCACCTGGAAAAGGGGAACTGGAGGTCCTTTTTGGGGTGTTTCAGACCTCCAGGCCTGGCATGGCTCCAGGGACACATCTCACCCCTGGGGCAGCTTCAGGCCCTGCCCTCAGTGTGGGACAAGGGTCTTGACACCAGGATGGGTCAGGAGCCTGggccttccccagcccagggagtGAGTGCCATCCTGGTCCCACGTGGATCCAGGGGCATtccccacctgcagctcctgcagggctctctgcagctgggccACAGCTGTCTTCTGCTCAGGCAGGCcggctgcagccagcagctccatccGCAGCCCTCGGATCTCCCTCCGGCGTGCCGCGATCTCCTCCTCAGGGTCCCACAGTGTGGTAGAGATGGTCTTGGCCAGCCCCTTCACCCTCTCAGCCAGTCCCAGGGCTCCCAGGATCTCCTCTCTGGAGGTGTCTGGGAGAACAGCgagccctgggcaggggccAGGGGGGCcaccagcacagggctctgaATGCGATGGAGATGAGGGGAGCTGGTGTCCAGCCTGCAGTGACTGCAGgtgtccccaggcagcagccagggaccCAGTGCCAGGTGTGGGGCAGGATGGCGGGAATCCTCAGGGAGGGGGCAGGCGCAGTGTGTCCCAGTCCCAGGGGCTACCTGGCAGCgacacacacagcagcaggaaggtcAGGCTGTTCCCCTCCAGCAGCCGCTCCATGATCCACGGCAGGCAGACAGCATCAGGTTCCCTGCACTCCCTGCACATGGGGAGACACACCCCAGGAGAGTGGTGCAGTGCCAGGCAGGCTGAGCCCTGACCCACAGGAGCCCAAGGATGGGTTGGCCACACATGTGCCCAAGCCCATGGAGTGGTGACACCCCCTTGCCTCCCAGCACGGGCTCCCACTGGGGTGTCCCTCCTGCTTCACCTCCAGGTGTGGAATTCCCTGACCCACAGCAGGCACTCAGGCGTGCCGGAGCGGGACACGGCTCAGCCCCAGTACGTACAGCCTGGGGCAGGGCCCggtggcccttggggacaccAGGATCCTGAAGGCCGAGCGCTGGCGCCTGCcaccctccagctcctgctccacgGTGAGAGTGAAGAGGCTGCCGGCCCTGGGGAGAGGccagtgcaggagctgcagtggagccagccccagcaccccatGGTCCTTCCCAACCTGCAGCATCTGGGCCAAATCCCTCACCCCTGCGCGGCTGAGCGCCCATCTGCGAGGGGCTGCTGAGCACACCCCTGGAACAGCGCTGGGAGGGCACCCAGCCCCCTGGCATAGGCGCTGATGGCAGCCTGGGCATCGGGCACGGCCATTTCTGTTGCCTCCTCCACCATCCTGGAAGCAGAGGGAGACAAGAGCAAGCGAGGAGGGTCACCTCCGTTCACATCCACCTCCTGGACTTGCTGAGGAACACCCCTGGCCATGCTGTGGCTGGGCACcatgctccctgcccagccccactccTGATGTTGGGCTACCggcccccaggagcagctgctcagccatGGGGCATCAGGTACCTACAGGCCCAGGGGTGCCACATCCATCACTTGCAGGGCTCGGCCATCAGGATGGAGCAGGTCCCAGGCTTTGTCGTGGGTGCTGACCTGGAATGAGGGGGCTGCATTAGGCAGGGGAGCAGGAAGAGGGGTCTGCTGGCATCCCACACTCACCAGAGGCCTGGACTGCTTGTGGCCATGCACAGGTGAGGGCTGAGAAAGGCTGATTTTCGGGTAactcccagcttttccagccctggcaccagggaagggcagagatcCGGGAACACCCAAGCCCTGTGTGGAGCTTATCAGgtctccagcagcatcccagagccAAAGGGCAGGACCCAGCCCAGTGGCAGGAGCTGGCATCACTCCTGTGCCAATCAAGGCCATACTGGAGGGGCCTTCAGGCCACAGGGAGCAGTGACTGGCCTGGAAAGCCCAGCTGCGATGTGAACAGGAAGGGGTTAGAGGGCTCCCCTGTTCCCACcgtgctgctggagcctgggaGATGCTCTGTGGGCAGCCAAGGCTTCCCACATCTGGGAAGTCCTGGAAAGAGGTGAGAACACCTGGGATCCAAAGGTCTCCAGTCCCTGGTGACCATCTGGATGAGGGGGCTGGGTGCCAGAACAGGGCAATATGTGCCCTTGGCACAGCAGGGTCCAGGCAGTGGCAGAGATGGAATGGGACCCTCATCCCAGGgcatcctgccctgctcctgccctaCCTGGACCAGACTGACTGTCTGCAGTCTCTGTGTGTCATCCCCCAAGGCCTCCAGTTCCTGGAAGATGGTGTCAATCACCTGTGAACAAGCTGGGAGCTGTTGGTTCCTGGGACCCATGGCTGGGTCTCACCCTGGCCCTGGTGAGATCAGGGTCCGTTGGGTGACCcaggagcccagcactgcacagtTGTGctgtcacctgtccctgccACCTCTCCCCTGTGCCCTCACCTGCCAGATGACACTCTGGAAGGGCAACTGTGTCCCAGGGCCATGGgggtcccacagcagcagggacacgCTGTAGCCAAGGGGAACCAGGGCCAGCTGGGGTCTTACCAGCTCCAGGACCTTCTCCTGGTAGGAGAGACATatccag
This window harbors:
- the LOC120410746 gene encoding SLC35A4 upstream open reading frame protein-like; this encodes MADDKDSLPKLKDLAFLKGQLESLQRRVEDEVQAGVGQDGSLLASPLLKGFLAGYLVAKLRFSAVLGFVAGTCTGIYAAQNYAVPNVEKTIRDYVNSLKKGRD
- the SLC35A4 gene encoding probable UDP-sugar transporter protein SLC35A4 gives rise to the protein MGMFGNAAGSANRLLQRGLWALMLLLSVAIYGSHAPLLTLCKVDGAIPFSSTSMVVLVELTKLMLSLLFLLARAREPLGAAVSWRHAVPFALSALLYAANNNLVVHMQLFMDPSTFQVLSNLKIVSTALLYSLLLRRRLGPRRWLALLLLLAAGVTYSCGGLRGPSDPGGMHLHVTPVGLLLLSVYCLISGLSAVYTEAILKTQALPLSLQNIFLYFFGVLLNLMGSLWSTTEGRFLEGFSLWVLLVVLSQALNGLIMSVVMKHSSNITRLFIISCSILVNALLSVALFNLQLTLLFFVAVACIGLAVHLYYGVT